From Rissa tridactyla isolate bRisTri1 chromosome 29, bRisTri1.patW.cur.20221130, whole genome shotgun sequence, a single genomic window includes:
- the POLA2 gene encoding DNA polymerase alpha subunit B isoform X3: protein MRGHASCLIRRAPAHSPSPLPSSAAVSRPRGLFAAAMAEPEQGPVSAEAVLRELALFELGCQGQDVPAKLVELCLTHGLGPVALANELLAFVTSKDLGTQLSADVLDAFEHELLAKRSSRVPRKRDNRYSGFHDIYSLQELLDEEEEDELLDAYTTPSKGSQKRSNSTPETPRPKRTLSSRSPYALFSPNSFSPSVTPSQKYTSRSSRGEVVASFGSVQGPSWSGRGGAGCTPKLFGVPEENLTKSYKFMFQKALDVREVLSWRIEELGDALKNHHHLEEFTSVLLPAQEPVTVLGQIGCDSNGKLNAKSVVLEGDREHSSGGQIPLDLSELKEYSLFPGQIVALEGTNSTGRMMVVSKLYEGVPLPFHTPTEPAPEQRMVLVACGPYTTSDSIAFDPLTDLIEVIVRDRPDVCVLFGPFLDAKHEQVENCQLLGSFAEVFKLCLKMIIEGTRSVDSRLIFVPQLPVFPFFLPPAPAPSSSSCPRCGTCTTTTSTRSRRSSSPSCPRTTDRSSGISDRFTRILKHVLTQRSYYPLYPPSEELNVDYESFYSYASLPVTPDVLVTPSELRYFVKDVLGCVCINPGRLTKGQVGGTYGRLYLQREDAQGERKSPCVAAQVVKI from the exons ATGCGCGGCCACGCCTCTTGCCTTATAAGGCGTGCTCCCGCCCACTCCCCTTCCCCGCTGCCGTCAAGCGCGGCGGTGTCGCGCCCGCGCGGGCTTTTCGCCGCGGCGATGGCGGAGCCGGAGCAGGGGCCGGTGTCGGCTGAGGCGGTGCTGCGGGAGCTGGCGCTCTTCGAGCTGGGTTGCCAGGGCCAGGACGTGCCCGCCAAGC TGGTGGAGCTGTGCCTGACCCACGGGCTGGGCCCGGTGGCGTTGGCTAACGAGCTGCTGGCCTTCGTCACCAGCAAGGACCTCGGCACCCAGCTCTCCGCCGACGTCCTTGACGCCTTCGAGCACGAG ctccttgcCAAGCGGAGCAGCAGGGTCCCCCGGAAGAGGGACAACCGCTACAGTGGCTTTCACGACATCTACTCCCTCCAGGAGCT CCTTGACGAGGAAGAAGAGGATGAGCTGCTGGACGCCTACACCACGCCATCCAAG GGTTCTCAAAAACGCAGCAATTCCACCCCAGAAACCCCCCGGCCCAAGCGCACCCTCTCCTCCCGCAGCCCCTACGCGCTTTTCTCTCCCAACAGCTTCTCCCCGAG TGTCACCCCCTCCCAAAAATACACGTCGCGCAGCAGccggggggaggtggtggcttCCTTCGGCTCCGTCCAGGGTCCCTCCTGGAGCGGTCGCGGCGGCGCCGGTTGTACCCCTAAACTTTTCGGTGTCCCGGAAGAGAATTTGACAAAAAGCTACAAATTCATGTTCCAGAAAGCACTTGACGTCCGGGAAG TGCTGTCATGGAGGATTGAGGAGCTCGGTGACGCGCTCAAGAACCACCATCACCTGGAGGAATTCACCTCGGTGTTGCTCCCCGCGCAG GAACCGGTGACGGTGCTGGGCCAGATCGGCTGTGACAGCAACGGGAAGCTCAACGCCAAATCGGTGGTGCTGGAAGGGGACCGGGAACATTCCTCAGGCGGCCAAATCCCCCTCGACCTCTCGGAGCTGAAGGAATATTCCCTCTTTCCTGGCCAG ATCGTGGCGCTGGAGGGGACCAACAGCACCGGGAGGATGATGGTGGTCTCGAAGCTCTACGAG GGGGTGCCCCTTCCTTTCCACACGCCGACAGAGCCGGCCCCGG AGCAGAGGATGGTGCTGGTGGCCTGCGGACCCTACACCACCTCCGACAGCATCGCCTTTGACCCGCTCACTGACCTCATCGAGGTGATCGTCCGCGACCGCCCCGACGTCTGTGTGCTG TTCGGGCCGTTCCTGGATGCCAAGCATGAGCAAGTGGAG AACTGCCAGCTCCTGGGGTCCTTCGCCGAGGTCTTCAAGCTCTGCCTGAAGATGATAATTGAGGGGACGAGAAG CGTCGACTCTCGGCTCATCTTTGTCCCTCAATtgcctgtttttcccttttttcttccgcCAGCGCCGGCTCCCAGCTCGTCTTCGTGCCCTCGCTGCGGGACGTGCACCACGACTACGTCTACCCGCAGCCGCCGTTCCTCTTCCCCGAGCTGCCCAAGGACGACAGACCG CTCATCTGGGATCTCGGACAGGTTCACACGAATCCTCAAGCACGTCCTGACGCAGAGGAG TTACTACCCGCTGTACCCCCCCTCGGAGGAGCTGAATGTCGACTACGAGAGCTTCTACAGCTACGCCTCGTTACCCGTCACCCCGGACGTCCTCGTCACCCCCTCAGAGCTGCGGTACTTCGTTAAG GACGTGCTGGGCTGCGTCTGCATCAATCCCGGCCGGCTGACGAAGGGCCAGGTCGGGGGGACCTACGGCCGCCTGTACCTACAGCGGGAGGACGCTCAGGGCGAGCGGAAGAGCCCGTGTGTTGCCGCTCAAGTCGTTAAGATCTGA
- the POLA2 gene encoding DNA polymerase alpha subunit B isoform X2 codes for MRGHASCLIRRAPAHSPSPLPSSAAVSRPRGLFAAAMAEPEQGPVSAEAVLRELALFELGCQGQDVPAKLVELCLTHGLGPVALANELLAFVTSKDLGTQLSADVLDAFEHELLAKRSSRVPRKRDNRYSGFHDIYSLQELLDEEEEDELLDAYTTPSKGSQKRSNSTPETPRPKRTLSSRSPYALFSPNSFSPSVTPSQKYTSRSSRGEVVASFGSVQGPSWSGRGGAGCTPKLFGVPEENLTKSYKFMFQKALDVREVLSWRIEELGDALKNHHHLEEFTSVLLPAQEPVTVLGQIGCDSNGKLNAKSVVLEGDREHSSGGQIPLDLSELKEYSLFPGQIVALEGTNSTGRMMVVSKLYEGVPLPFHTPTEPAPEQRMVLVACGPYTTSDSIAFDPLTDLIEVIVRDRPDVCVLFGPFLDAKHEQVENCQLLGSFAEVFKLCLKMIIEGTRSSVDSRLIFVPQLPVFPFFLPPAPAPSSSSCPRCGTCTTTTSTRSRRSSSPSCPRTTDRSSGISDRFTRILKHVLTQRSYYPLYPPSEELNVDYESFYSYASLPVTPDVLVTPSELRYFVKDVLGCVCINPGRLTKGQVGGTYGRLYLQREDAQGERKSPCVAAQVVKI; via the exons ATGCGCGGCCACGCCTCTTGCCTTATAAGGCGTGCTCCCGCCCACTCCCCTTCCCCGCTGCCGTCAAGCGCGGCGGTGTCGCGCCCGCGCGGGCTTTTCGCCGCGGCGATGGCGGAGCCGGAGCAGGGGCCGGTGTCGGCTGAGGCGGTGCTGCGGGAGCTGGCGCTCTTCGAGCTGGGTTGCCAGGGCCAGGACGTGCCCGCCAAGC TGGTGGAGCTGTGCCTGACCCACGGGCTGGGCCCGGTGGCGTTGGCTAACGAGCTGCTGGCCTTCGTCACCAGCAAGGACCTCGGCACCCAGCTCTCCGCCGACGTCCTTGACGCCTTCGAGCACGAG ctccttgcCAAGCGGAGCAGCAGGGTCCCCCGGAAGAGGGACAACCGCTACAGTGGCTTTCACGACATCTACTCCCTCCAGGAGCT CCTTGACGAGGAAGAAGAGGATGAGCTGCTGGACGCCTACACCACGCCATCCAAG GGTTCTCAAAAACGCAGCAATTCCACCCCAGAAACCCCCCGGCCCAAGCGCACCCTCTCCTCCCGCAGCCCCTACGCGCTTTTCTCTCCCAACAGCTTCTCCCCGAG TGTCACCCCCTCCCAAAAATACACGTCGCGCAGCAGccggggggaggtggtggcttCCTTCGGCTCCGTCCAGGGTCCCTCCTGGAGCGGTCGCGGCGGCGCCGGTTGTACCCCTAAACTTTTCGGTGTCCCGGAAGAGAATTTGACAAAAAGCTACAAATTCATGTTCCAGAAAGCACTTGACGTCCGGGAAG TGCTGTCATGGAGGATTGAGGAGCTCGGTGACGCGCTCAAGAACCACCATCACCTGGAGGAATTCACCTCGGTGTTGCTCCCCGCGCAG GAACCGGTGACGGTGCTGGGCCAGATCGGCTGTGACAGCAACGGGAAGCTCAACGCCAAATCGGTGGTGCTGGAAGGGGACCGGGAACATTCCTCAGGCGGCCAAATCCCCCTCGACCTCTCGGAGCTGAAGGAATATTCCCTCTTTCCTGGCCAG ATCGTGGCGCTGGAGGGGACCAACAGCACCGGGAGGATGATGGTGGTCTCGAAGCTCTACGAG GGGGTGCCCCTTCCTTTCCACACGCCGACAGAGCCGGCCCCGG AGCAGAGGATGGTGCTGGTGGCCTGCGGACCCTACACCACCTCCGACAGCATCGCCTTTGACCCGCTCACTGACCTCATCGAGGTGATCGTCCGCGACCGCCCCGACGTCTGTGTGCTG TTCGGGCCGTTCCTGGATGCCAAGCATGAGCAAGTGGAG AACTGCCAGCTCCTGGGGTCCTTCGCCGAGGTCTTCAAGCTCTGCCTGAAGATGATAATTGAGGGGACGAGAAG CAGCGTCGACTCTCGGCTCATCTTTGTCCCTCAATtgcctgtttttcccttttttcttccgcCAGCGCCGGCTCCCAGCTCGTCTTCGTGCCCTCGCTGCGGGACGTGCACCACGACTACGTCTACCCGCAGCCGCCGTTCCTCTTCCCCGAGCTGCCCAAGGACGACAGACCG CTCATCTGGGATCTCGGACAGGTTCACACGAATCCTCAAGCACGTCCTGACGCAGAGGAG TTACTACCCGCTGTACCCCCCCTCGGAGGAGCTGAATGTCGACTACGAGAGCTTCTACAGCTACGCCTCGTTACCCGTCACCCCGGACGTCCTCGTCACCCCCTCAGAGCTGCGGTACTTCGTTAAG GACGTGCTGGGCTGCGTCTGCATCAATCCCGGCCGGCTGACGAAGGGCCAGGTCGGGGGGACCTACGGCCGCCTGTACCTACAGCGGGAGGACGCTCAGGGCGAGCGGAAGAGCCCGTGTGTTGCCGCTCAAGTCGTTAAGATCTGA
- the POLA2 gene encoding DNA polymerase alpha subunit B isoform X4, which produces MRGHASCLIRRAPAHSPSPLPSSAAVSRPRGLFAAAMAEPEQGPVSAEAVLRELALFELGCQGQDVPAKLVELCLTHGLGPVALANELLAFVTSKDLGTQLSADVLDAFEHELLAKRSSRVPRKRDNRYSGFHDIYSLQELLDEEEEDELLDAYTTPSKGSQKRSNSTPETPRPKRTLSSRSPYALFSPNSFSPSVTPSQKYTSRSSRGEVVASFGSVQGPSWSGRGGAGCTPKLFGVPEENLTKSYKFMFQKALDVREVLSWRIEELGDALKNHHHLEEFTSVLLPAQEPVTVLGQIGCDSNGKLNAKSVVLEGDREHSSGGQIPLDLSELKEYSLFPGQIVALEGTNSTGRMMVVSKLYEGVPLPFHTPTEPAPEQRMVLVACGPYTTSDSIAFDPLTDLIEVIVRDRPDVCVLFGPFLDAKHEQVENCQLLGSFAEVFKLCLKMIIEGTRSAGSQLVFVPSLRDVHHDYVYPQPPFLFPELPKDDRPLIWDLGQVHTNPQARPDAEELLPAVPPLGGAECRLRELLQLRLVTRHPGRPRHPLRAAVLR; this is translated from the exons ATGCGCGGCCACGCCTCTTGCCTTATAAGGCGTGCTCCCGCCCACTCCCCTTCCCCGCTGCCGTCAAGCGCGGCGGTGTCGCGCCCGCGCGGGCTTTTCGCCGCGGCGATGGCGGAGCCGGAGCAGGGGCCGGTGTCGGCTGAGGCGGTGCTGCGGGAGCTGGCGCTCTTCGAGCTGGGTTGCCAGGGCCAGGACGTGCCCGCCAAGC TGGTGGAGCTGTGCCTGACCCACGGGCTGGGCCCGGTGGCGTTGGCTAACGAGCTGCTGGCCTTCGTCACCAGCAAGGACCTCGGCACCCAGCTCTCCGCCGACGTCCTTGACGCCTTCGAGCACGAG ctccttgcCAAGCGGAGCAGCAGGGTCCCCCGGAAGAGGGACAACCGCTACAGTGGCTTTCACGACATCTACTCCCTCCAGGAGCT CCTTGACGAGGAAGAAGAGGATGAGCTGCTGGACGCCTACACCACGCCATCCAAG GGTTCTCAAAAACGCAGCAATTCCACCCCAGAAACCCCCCGGCCCAAGCGCACCCTCTCCTCCCGCAGCCCCTACGCGCTTTTCTCTCCCAACAGCTTCTCCCCGAG TGTCACCCCCTCCCAAAAATACACGTCGCGCAGCAGccggggggaggtggtggcttCCTTCGGCTCCGTCCAGGGTCCCTCCTGGAGCGGTCGCGGCGGCGCCGGTTGTACCCCTAAACTTTTCGGTGTCCCGGAAGAGAATTTGACAAAAAGCTACAAATTCATGTTCCAGAAAGCACTTGACGTCCGGGAAG TGCTGTCATGGAGGATTGAGGAGCTCGGTGACGCGCTCAAGAACCACCATCACCTGGAGGAATTCACCTCGGTGTTGCTCCCCGCGCAG GAACCGGTGACGGTGCTGGGCCAGATCGGCTGTGACAGCAACGGGAAGCTCAACGCCAAATCGGTGGTGCTGGAAGGGGACCGGGAACATTCCTCAGGCGGCCAAATCCCCCTCGACCTCTCGGAGCTGAAGGAATATTCCCTCTTTCCTGGCCAG ATCGTGGCGCTGGAGGGGACCAACAGCACCGGGAGGATGATGGTGGTCTCGAAGCTCTACGAG GGGGTGCCCCTTCCTTTCCACACGCCGACAGAGCCGGCCCCGG AGCAGAGGATGGTGCTGGTGGCCTGCGGACCCTACACCACCTCCGACAGCATCGCCTTTGACCCGCTCACTGACCTCATCGAGGTGATCGTCCGCGACCGCCCCGACGTCTGTGTGCTG TTCGGGCCGTTCCTGGATGCCAAGCATGAGCAAGTGGAG AACTGCCAGCTCCTGGGGTCCTTCGCCGAGGTCTTCAAGCTCTGCCTGAAGATGATAATTGAGGGGACGAGAAG CGCCGGCTCCCAGCTCGTCTTCGTGCCCTCGCTGCGGGACGTGCACCACGACTACGTCTACCCGCAGCCGCCGTTCCTCTTCCCCGAGCTGCCCAAGGACGACAGACCG CTCATCTGGGATCTCGGACAGGTTCACACGAATCCTCAAGCACGTCCTGACGCAGAGGAG TTACTACCCGCTGTACCCCCCCTCGGAGGAGCTGAATGTCGACTACGAGAGCTTCTACAGCTACGCCTCGTTACCCGTCACCCCGGACGTCCTCGTCACCCCCTCAGAGCTGCGGTACTTCGTTAA
- the POLA2 gene encoding DNA polymerase alpha subunit B isoform X1 has product MRGHASCLIRRAPAHSPSPLPSSAAVSRPRGLFAAAMAEPEQGPVSAEAVLRELALFELGCQGQDVPAKLVELCLTHGLGPVALANELLAFVTSKDLGTQLSADVLDAFEHELLAKRSSRVPRKRDNRYSGFHDIYSLQELLDEEEEDELLDAYTTPSKGSQKRSNSTPETPRPKRTLSSRSPYALFSPNSFSPSVTPSQKYTSRSSRGEVVASFGSVQGPSWSGRGGAGCTPKLFGVPEENLTKSYKFMFQKALDVREVLSWRIEELGDALKNHHHLEEFTSVLLPAQEPVTVLGQIGCDSNGKLNAKSVVLEGDREHSSGGQIPLDLSELKEYSLFPGQIVALEGTNSTGRMMVVSKLYEGVPLPFHTPTEPAPEQRMVLVACGPYTTSDSIAFDPLTDLIEVIVRDRPDVCVLFGPFLDAKHEQVENCQLLGSFAEVFKLCLKMIIEGTRSAGSQLVFVPSLRDVHHDYVYPQPPFLFPELPKDDRPRVHFVSEPCTLDVDGVVLGLTSTDLIFHMSVEEISSSSGISDRFTRILKHVLTQRSYYPLYPPSEELNVDYESFYSYASLPVTPDVLVTPSELRYFVKDVLGCVCINPGRLTKGQVGGTYGRLYLQREDAQGERKSPCVAAQVVKI; this is encoded by the exons ATGCGCGGCCACGCCTCTTGCCTTATAAGGCGTGCTCCCGCCCACTCCCCTTCCCCGCTGCCGTCAAGCGCGGCGGTGTCGCGCCCGCGCGGGCTTTTCGCCGCGGCGATGGCGGAGCCGGAGCAGGGGCCGGTGTCGGCTGAGGCGGTGCTGCGGGAGCTGGCGCTCTTCGAGCTGGGTTGCCAGGGCCAGGACGTGCCCGCCAAGC TGGTGGAGCTGTGCCTGACCCACGGGCTGGGCCCGGTGGCGTTGGCTAACGAGCTGCTGGCCTTCGTCACCAGCAAGGACCTCGGCACCCAGCTCTCCGCCGACGTCCTTGACGCCTTCGAGCACGAG ctccttgcCAAGCGGAGCAGCAGGGTCCCCCGGAAGAGGGACAACCGCTACAGTGGCTTTCACGACATCTACTCCCTCCAGGAGCT CCTTGACGAGGAAGAAGAGGATGAGCTGCTGGACGCCTACACCACGCCATCCAAG GGTTCTCAAAAACGCAGCAATTCCACCCCAGAAACCCCCCGGCCCAAGCGCACCCTCTCCTCCCGCAGCCCCTACGCGCTTTTCTCTCCCAACAGCTTCTCCCCGAG TGTCACCCCCTCCCAAAAATACACGTCGCGCAGCAGccggggggaggtggtggcttCCTTCGGCTCCGTCCAGGGTCCCTCCTGGAGCGGTCGCGGCGGCGCCGGTTGTACCCCTAAACTTTTCGGTGTCCCGGAAGAGAATTTGACAAAAAGCTACAAATTCATGTTCCAGAAAGCACTTGACGTCCGGGAAG TGCTGTCATGGAGGATTGAGGAGCTCGGTGACGCGCTCAAGAACCACCATCACCTGGAGGAATTCACCTCGGTGTTGCTCCCCGCGCAG GAACCGGTGACGGTGCTGGGCCAGATCGGCTGTGACAGCAACGGGAAGCTCAACGCCAAATCGGTGGTGCTGGAAGGGGACCGGGAACATTCCTCAGGCGGCCAAATCCCCCTCGACCTCTCGGAGCTGAAGGAATATTCCCTCTTTCCTGGCCAG ATCGTGGCGCTGGAGGGGACCAACAGCACCGGGAGGATGATGGTGGTCTCGAAGCTCTACGAG GGGGTGCCCCTTCCTTTCCACACGCCGACAGAGCCGGCCCCGG AGCAGAGGATGGTGCTGGTGGCCTGCGGACCCTACACCACCTCCGACAGCATCGCCTTTGACCCGCTCACTGACCTCATCGAGGTGATCGTCCGCGACCGCCCCGACGTCTGTGTGCTG TTCGGGCCGTTCCTGGATGCCAAGCATGAGCAAGTGGAG AACTGCCAGCTCCTGGGGTCCTTCGCCGAGGTCTTCAAGCTCTGCCTGAAGATGATAATTGAGGGGACGAGAAG CGCCGGCTCCCAGCTCGTCTTCGTGCCCTCGCTGCGGGACGTGCACCACGACTACGTCTACCCGCAGCCGCCGTTCCTCTTCCCCGAGCTGCCCAAGGACGACAGACCG CGCGTGCACTTCGTGTCGGAGCCCTGCACCCTGGACGTCGACGGCGTCGTTTTGGGCCTGACCTCCACCGACCTGATCTTCCACATGAGTGTTGAGGAGATCAGCAG CTCATCTGGGATCTCGGACAGGTTCACACGAATCCTCAAGCACGTCCTGACGCAGAGGAG TTACTACCCGCTGTACCCCCCCTCGGAGGAGCTGAATGTCGACTACGAGAGCTTCTACAGCTACGCCTCGTTACCCGTCACCCCGGACGTCCTCGTCACCCCCTCAGAGCTGCGGTACTTCGTTAAG GACGTGCTGGGCTGCGTCTGCATCAATCCCGGCCGGCTGACGAAGGGCCAGGTCGGGGGGACCTACGGCCGCCTGTACCTACAGCGGGAGGACGCTCAGGGCGAGCGGAAGAGCCCGTGTGTTGCCGCTCAAGTCGTTAAGATCTGA